The Poecilia reticulata strain Guanapo linkage group LG13, Guppy_female_1.0+MT, whole genome shotgun sequence genome has a segment encoding these proteins:
- the znf296 gene encoding zinc finger protein 296, translating into MSRRKLGSRPQHLSAIQDVCDMEEAADPPGDHHLPPPPLPQVQAPEDDLLTCGQCSQAFPLAHILAFIQHKQGGCVSRSPGSGATPTSPAGRAGRQRVAGVEPQPGFIELRRGASRGRSWGDESCLSVKAELSKPGCEEPAFFTCFQCDGVFCSAWALLQHAQHTHSFSIYQEDEDDDAYMGGREGLKENKPAAAVLDPHHLNQALASAFQPTAQRRSRQNQATSASLQAMNFSVRLRELAEGNNTSLSSPMAPVLSPSSSPPAASTFPQPGALQADFHCELCDQNFHSLRALSAHRRTHACDRPYHCGVCGQAFAQSGQLARHIRGHHREAAGGGSGCESVEAVLMEEDIGRQGARGRLQGPGMMGKELDLTLPKHPTVASGLMLLNSHLRPPDRELLRLYPNHRAGGEEAAEGQGEPQPASPCASPSEGSLESGDTGGSGESGIASGNCTPKRPEMGERARGAGEWENEQGELVEREKEWASGVQEWQRDFERRSAAGAAIAGANASSTPGPTGKKKKDEACEFCGKQFRNSSNLTVHRRSHTGERPYRCGLCNYACAQSSKLTRHMKTHGAQGAKASFLCQLCAVPFTVYATLEKHLKKVHGLSHANVGAYAQASAADTLAALRAGEEAGVGVVKMEEDEAGLESKAQGYAERDMEVEEGRGSPAAVEDLPHESIAEAGLALASAH; encoded by the exons ATGTCCAGGCGCAAACTTGGGAGCCGACCGCAGCACCTGAGTGCGATTCAAG ATGTCTGTGATATGGAGGAAGCTGCCGACCCGCCAGGCGACCAccaccttcctcctcctcctcttccacaGGTCCAAGCCCCAGAGGATGACCTCCTGACCTGTGGGCAGTGCAGCCAGGCCTTCCCCCTGGCCCACATCCTGGCCTTCATCCAGCACAAGCAGGGCGGCTGCGTGTCACGGAGCCCGGGCTCCGGGGCCACTCCCACGTCACCCGCCGGTCGAGCCGGGCGCCAGCGGGTCGCCGGCGTCGAGCCGCAGCCCGGCTTCATCGAGCTCCGGAGAGGGGCTTCCAGGGGCCGGTCCTGGGGGGACGAGTCCTGCCTGAGCGTGAAGGCGGAGCTCAGCAAACCAG GATGCGAAGAGCCCGCCTTTTTCACTTGCTTTCAGTGTGACGGCGTGTTCTGCTCGGCATGGGCGCTGCTCCAACACGCCCAGCACACGCACTCCTTCAGCATCTACCAGGAGGATGAGGATGACGACGCCTACATGGGAGGAAGAGAGGGTCTGAAAGAGAACAAGCCCGCAGCAGCTGTTCTGGACCCGCACCACCTGAACCAGGCTCTCGCCTCCGCCTTTCAGCCCACCGCCCAGCGGCGCTCGCGTCAGAACCAAGCCACCTCGGCTAGCCTCCAGGCCATGAACTTCTCTGTGCGACTCCGGGAACTCGCTGAGGGGAACAACACGAGCCTCAGCTCCCCCATGGCGCCCGTGTTGTCTCCATCCTCGTCTCCACCGGCAGCGTCGACGTTTCCTCAGCCTGGCGCCCTCCAGGCTGATTTTCACTGCGAGCTGTGTGACCAGAACTTCCACTCGCTGCGCGCCCTGTCTGCCCACCGCCGGACTCACGCCTGCGACAGGCCCTATCACTGTGGGGTGTGTGGGCAGGCCTTCGCTCAGAGCGGGCAGCTCGCTCGCCACATCAGGGGCCACCACCGGGAGGCTGCAGGTGGAGGAAGTGGGTGCGAGTCGGTGGAGGCGGTTCTGATGGAGGAGGATATTGGGAGGCAGGGGGCCCGGGGCAGACTTCAGGGGCCAGGGATGATGGGAAAAGAGCTGGATCTGACCCTCCCCAAGCACCCGACTGTAGCTTCAGGCCTAATGCTGTTGAACTCCCATCTCAGACCACCGGACAGGGAGCTGCTGAGGCTCTACCCAAACCACAGGGCCGGAGGCGAGGAGGCGGCAGAGGGGCAAGGGGAGCCGCAGCCTGCGTCGCCCTGCGCCAGCCCCTCTGAAGGTTCCCTAGAGAGCGGAGATACGGGAGGAAGTGGGGAAAGTGGCATCGCCAGTGGCAACTGCACGCCCAAACGCCCAGAAATGGGCGAGAGAGCGCGGGGGGCTGGAGAGTGGGAGAACGAACAAGGAGAACTCGTCGAGAGAGAGAAGGAGTGGGCCTCTGGCGTGCAAGAGTGGCAGAGAGACTTTGAGCGGCGAAGCGCCGCAGGAGCCGCCATCGCCGGCGCGAATGCCAGCTCCACTCCAGGTCCCActgggaagaagaagaaagacgaGGCCTGTGAGTTCTGTGGTAAGCAGTTCAGAAATAGCAGCAACCTGACCGTGCACCGCCGAAGCCACACGGGTGAGCGGCCGTACCGCTGCGGCCTCTGCAACTACGCCTGCGCCCAGAGCTCCAAGCTGACTCGCCACATGAAGACCCACGGTGCCCAGGGGGCCAAGGCCTCCTTCCTGTGCCAGCTGTGCGCCGTGCCCTTCACCGTGTACGCCACCCTGGAGAAACACCTGAAGAAGGTCCACGGCCTGAGCCACGCCAACGTCGGGGCATACGCGCAGGCCAGCGCCGCGGATACCTTGGCCGCTTTGAGAGCGGGAGAGGAAGCAGGAGTCGGGGTGGTGAAGATGGAGGAGGATGAGGCGGGTCTGGAGAGCAAGGCGCAGGGTTACGCAGAAAGAGACATGGAGGTGGAAGAAGGTAGAGGGAGTCCAGCAGCAGTGGAGGATCTCCCACATGAAAGCATTGCTGAGGCGGGTCTAGCTTTGGCTTCTGCTCACTGA